In Humulus lupulus chromosome 7, drHumLupu1.1, whole genome shotgun sequence, the following are encoded in one genomic region:
- the LOC133790221 gene encoding calcium-dependent protein kinase SK5, with amino-acid sequence MKKSSSAPPSKPTWVLPYRTQRVTELYNLTTKLGQGQFGTTFLCTDKSTGYRFACKSIPKRKLLCAEDYEDVWREIQIMHHLSEHPNVVRIRGTYEDSYTVHLVMELCEGGELFDRIVKKGQYSEREAAKLTKTIVGVVEACHSLGVMHRDLKPENFLFDTVDEDAALKATDFGLSVFYKPGETFSDVVGSPYYVAPEVLRKLYGPEADVWSAGVILYILLSGVPPFWAETEMGIFRQILQGKLDFESEPWPGISESAKDLIRKMLERNPKKRLTAHEVLCHPWIVDDRIAPDKPLDSAVLSRLKQFSAMNKLKKMALRVIAERLSEEEIGGLKELFKMIDTDNSGTITYDELKEGLKRVGSELMESEIKDLMDAADIDNSGTIDYGEFLAATVHLNKLEREENLLSAFSFFDKDGSGFITIDELQQACKEFGLNDFHLDEMIQEIDQDNDGQIDYGEFAAMMRKGNGGIGRRTMRNQINLGDALGLSNSNSNHGDGDQDEDGVPNVDD; translated from the exons ATGAAGAAATCCAGCTCGGCGCCTCCATCGAAGCCCACATGGGTCCTCCCTTATCGGACCCAAAGAGTGACGGAGCTCTACAATCTGACGACAAAGCTGGGGCAGGGTCAGTTCGGCACTACTTTTCTCTGTACGGATAAGTCCACTGGGTACCGCTTCGCCTGTAAGTCGATCCCAAAGCGGAAGCTTCTGTGCGCAGAGGACTACGAGGACGTTTGGAGGGAGATTCAGATAATGCACCACTTGTCGGAGCATCCCAACGTGGTCAGGATCCGGGGCACTTACGAGGACTCCTACACCGTTCACCTGGTCATGGAGCTGTGCGAGGGTGGCGAGCTTTTCGACAGAATCGTCAAGAAGGGGCAGTACAGCGAGAGAGAGGCTGCCAAGTTGACCAAGACCATTGTTGGGGTTGTTGAGGCTTGCCATTCTCTTGGGGTCATGCATAGAGACCTCAAGCCAGAGAACTTCTTGTTCGACACCGTTGATGAGGATGCTGCCCTTAAAGCCACCGACTTTGGTCTCTCTGTTTTCTACAAACCAG GTGAAACCTTTTCTGATGTTGTGGGTAGTCCATATTATGTTGCACCGGAGGTGCTGCGAAAGCTTTATGGACCTGAGGCAGACGTATGGAGTGCAGGAGTCATACTCTACATCTTGTTAAGTGGAGTACCACCTTTCTGGGcag AGACTGAAATGGGGATCTTTCGACAGATATTGCAAGgaaaacttgattttgaatctgAACCATGGCCCGGTATTTCTGAAAGTGCCAAGGATCTCATACGAAAAATGCTTGAGCGAAACCCGAAGAAAAGGCTGACTGCTCATGAGGTCCTTT GCCATCCCTGGATTGTAGATGACAGGATTGCACCGGATAAGCCTCTTGATTCTGCCGTGCTTTCTCGCCTCAAGCAATTCTCTGCTAtgaataaacttaaaaaaatggcTTTGCGA GTCATAGCTGAGAGGCTTTCAGAAGAAGAAATTGGCGGTTTAAAAGAGTTGTTCAAAATGATAGACACAGACAATAGCGGAACTATCACATATGATGAACTTAAAGAGGGACTAAAGAGAGTGGGTTCTGAGCTCATGGAATCTGAAATCAAAGATCTCATGGATGCA GCAGATATTGACAACAGTGGAACAATTGATTATGGCGAATTTCTTGCTGCAACTGTGCACTTGAATAAGCTGGAGAGAGAGGAGAACTTATTGTCAGCATTTTCATTTTTCGATAAAGATGGCAGTGGTTTTATAACAATTGATGAACTTCAACAAGCCTGCAAAGAGTTTGGTTTGAATGACTTCCACCTCGATGAGATGATACAAGAAATCGATCAAGATAAT GATGGACAAATAGACTATGGGGAATTCGCTGCGATGATGAGAAAGGGCAACGGAGGAATAGGAAGGCGAACCATGAGAAACCAGATCAACCTGGGAGATGCTCTAGGACTGTCCAACTCCAACTCCAACCATGGAGATGGAGATCAGGATGAAGATGGAGTCCCTAATGTTGATGATTGA
- the LOC133789575 gene encoding uncharacterized protein LOC133789575, with amino-acid sequence MEEAVKRYLEKKEKDVDIDAMPRRLFETVNAGNILHGGATATLVDVVSTAVLYTHRASAIGVSVDMSISYLDAAYAGVEAKTLRIGKAIGVVSVELRNKNTGRIIAHARHTMYFVVSSRM; translated from the exons ATGGAGGAGGCAGTGAAGAGGTATTTGGAGAAGAAGGAGAAAGACGTGGACATAGACGCAATGCCCCGTAGATTGTTTGAGACTGTG AACGCCGGTAACATTTTGCACGGTGGTGCGACGGCGACGCTGGTGGATGTGGTGAGTACAGCTGTGCTGTACACCCATAGAGCTTCCGCCATCGGAGTCTCTGTGGATATGAGTATCTCCTACTTGGATGCTGCTTATGCCGGT GTGGAGGCCAAGACTCTGCGCATCGGAAAAGCAATTGGTGTTGTTAGTGTTGAGCTTAGAAACAAAAACACTGGCAGAATTATTGCTCATGCCCGTCATACTATGTACTTTGTTGTGTCCAGTAGAATGTGA
- the LOC133790218 gene encoding uncharacterized protein LOC133790218 gives MEKMNSAVERMKMLVGMEVDEEDASAQQSNTFIDDFNRNCTLSTTQRFYGFAICLAAGVTCTLLSMLVFFNPIKFGITFTLGNLLALGSTAFLIGPKRQVTMMLDPVRIYATAIYLASIIISLFCALYVHNKFLTLFAIILEFGALIWYSLSYIPFARSMVSKIMVSCFDTDF, from the exons ATGGAGAAGATGAACAGTGCGGTGGAGAGGATGAAGATGCTGGTGGGCATGGAAGTTGATGAAGAAGACGCCTCTGCTCAACAATCTAATACCTTCATCGACGATTTCAATCGTAATTGCACCTTGTCCACCACTCAG AGGTTTTACGGATTCGCCATTTGCTTGGCTGCTGGAGTGACCTGCACTCTTCTG TCAATGCTCGTCTTCTTTAATCCAATCAAGTTTGGAATTACATTCACTCTTGGCAATCTTCTTGCGCTCGGAAG CACTGCATTCCTTATAGGCCCCAAACGTCAGGTGACCATGATGCTTGACCCTGTTCGTATCTATGCCACAGCCATTTACCTTGCCAGTATTATTATATCCTTGTTTTGTGCTCTTTAT GTTCATAACAAGTTTTTGACACTCTTTGCAATTATTTTAGAGTTTGGTGCTTTGATCTG GTACAGTTTGAGCTACATCCCTTTTGCTAGGTCCATGGTATCCAAGATTATGGTATCTTGTTTTGACACTGATTTCTAG
- the LOC133790219 gene encoding uncharacterized protein LOC133790219, which translates to MDVAPPAAAGAAAVAAEGAPQRGQQQPAPAAGFGQTITGIIRIAVFWYFASKFFTSKRPSGSGSEPPVLISNLFHKAEPLDMWVYLSEKEKFNDFGNEAALLWHENNIPYAVWGPESTRTLSLKYSPSQAVKNNASLYVHVFFARSGYSPDPNDPEYQPLTTFGRTHPLVAYFPKSKNDKKRSLLGASSDDPQTQTQTQTVTQVDEDTEGDVKDDTPAVWLPYYKPNITINLVDDFTRYPHNGVPPNIAPYLNVEPTSGNYYPTVFFNEFWLLRDKLIPLNETVTELPLNLEVAPISMTKWQLFLQIDQSFQIHRSYGSMIEGEADELKRVFLEGNPYLLAITMVVSLLHSVFDFLAFKNDIQFWNKNKSMEGLSAKSVVVSFISQLIVFLYLFDNDTSWMILASSGVGCCIEFWKIGKAMHIEIDRTGKIPMLRFRDRESYSSNKTKEYDDTAMKYLSYVLLFLVVCSSIYSLKYERHRSWYSWILSSLTSCVYMFGFIMMCPQLFINYKLKSVAHLPWRQMTYKFLNTIIDDLFAFVIKMPTLHRLSVFRDDIIFLIYVYQRWIYPVDKKRVNEFGFGGEDDQQLTDGAAAATADATATVANEVANEDEKKTN; encoded by the exons ATGGATGTGGCGCCGCCAGCAGCAGCCGGAGCCGCTGCAGTAGCAGCAGAAGGTGCTCCCCAACGAGGACAGCAGCAGCCGGCGCCAGCCGCCGGCTTCGGCCAGACTATCACCGGTATCATTCGAATTGCAGTCTTCTGGTACTTCGCTTCCAAGTTCTTCACTTCCAAACGTCCCTCGGGCTCGGGCTCTGAGCCTCCCGTTCTCATCTCCAACCTTTTTCACAAGGCCGAGCCTTTG GATATGTGGGTTTATCTTTCTGAGAAGGAAAAGTTTAATGATTTTGGTAATGAAGCTGCCCTTCTTTGGCACGAAAATAATATTCCTTATGCTGTTTGGGGACCTGAGAGTACTAGAACCCTTTCTTTGAAGTATTCTCCATCTCAG GCTGTGAAGAACAACGCATCTCTGTATGTTCACGTTTTCTTTGCCCGCTCCGGTTACTCTCCCGACCCAAATGATCCCGAGTATCAACCTCTTACTACATTTGGAAGGACACATC ccCTTGTTGCATACTTTCCCAAGTCTAAAAATGATAAGAAGAGGAGTTTATTGGGAGCTTCTTCTGATGACCCTCAAACTCAAACTCAAACTCAAACTGTAACCCAG GTTGATGAAGATACCGAAGGTGATGTTAAAGATGATACTCCTGCGGTGTGGTTACCATATTATAAACCAAATATTACAATTAATTTGGTCGATGATTTTACTCG ATATCCTCACAATGGTGTACCACCCAATATCGCTCCTT ACTTGAATGTCGAGCCTACTTCAGGGAACTACTACCCAACCGTCTTTTTTAACGAGTTTTGGTTACTCCGAGACAAATTAATACCATTAAATGAAACTGTGACAGAACTACCACTTAATCTGGAGGTGGCTCCTATAAGCATGACCAAGTGGCAGCTGTTTCTGCAGATTGATCAGTCTTTTCAGATTCACCGTAGTTATGGAAGCATGATTGAAGGCGAGGCTGATGAACTGAAG AGAGTATTCTTGGAAGGGAACCCTTACCTCCTAGCAATCACAATGGTGGTCTCTTTACTACATTCAGTGTTCGACTTTTTGGCGTTCAAGAATG ATATCCAATTTTGGAACAAAAATAAGTCTATGGAAGGACTCTCTGCAAAGTCTGTTGTTGTGAGCTTCATAAGTCAGCTCATAGTGTTCCTCTATCTTTTCGACAATGATACATCCTGGATGATACTAGCAAGTTCTGGAGTTGGCTGCTGCATTGAATTTTGGAAAATTGGGAAAGCCATGCACATTGAG ATTGATAGAACTGGGAAGATCCCTATGTTGAGGTTCAGAGATCGCGAGTCATATTCAAGTAACAAGACTAAGGAATATGATGATACGGCTATGAAGTATTTGTCCTACGTTCTTCTCTTCCTTGTTGTATGTTCCTCTATTTATTCGCTCAAGTATGAGCGTCACAGGAGCTGGTATTCATGGATTCTCTCTTCACTCACAAGTTGTGTCTATATGTTCG GTTTCATAATGATGTGCCCCCAGCTTTTCATAAACTATAAGCTCAAGTCTGTGGCACATCTACCCTGGAGGCAGATGACATACAAGTTCCTCAACACAATCATCGACGATCTATTCGCTTTTGTCATAAAAATGCCAACACTACATCGCCTTTCTGTCTTCCGTGATG ATATTATATTTTTGATATATGTGTACCAAAGATGGATTTATCCAGTGGACAAGAAACGAGTAAATGAGTTTGGTTTCGGCGGTGAGGATGATCAGCAGCTCACCGATGGGGCGGCAGCAGCAACAGCAGATGCCACAGCCACAGTCGCCAATGAGGTCGCCAATGAGGATGAGAAGAAGACCAACTAG
- the LOC133789574 gene encoding uncharacterized protein LOC133789574: protein MTTIIGVVAKLRGCINQIENKNPSGASQEDIEIITNSTEIPIGMKKAKTKQLGDDQFNKLMEQSKKLVKVNEKSNTDRNERHKRKTEDKILFMDLDFISDPEFRQYIQSEKRRIYREKTRTSEVGEQGEGSQYQRSQYRASRYQGQSAQDEGQRSQDQGERSENDSQDYSLYFDYLDGTGNNFPHY, encoded by the exons ATGACTACCATTATTGGTGTAGTTGCAAAATTACGAGGATGCATCAaccaaattgaaaataaaaatccaAGTGGTGCTTCACAAGAAGATATT GAAATCATTACTAATTCAACTGAAATACCTATTGGTATGAAAAAAGCAAAGACAAAACAATTAGGTGATGATCAATTTAACAAACTAATGGAACAAAGTAAAAAACTTGTTAAAGTTAATGAAAAGAGTAACACAGATAGAAATGAACGTCATAAAAGAAAGACCGAAGATAAAATTTTATTCATGGATTTGGATTTTATATCCGATCCAGAGTTTCGCCAGTACATTCAAAGCGAAAAAAGAAGAATTTACAGAGAAAAAACACGAACATCCGAAGTTGGAGAACAAGGAGAAGGATCTCAGTATCAGAGATCACAATATCGAGCATCTCGATATCAAGGACAAAGTGCTCAAGATGAAGGGCAACGATCTCAAGATCAAGGTGAAAGATCTGAAAATGACTCACAAGATTATAGTCTATATTTTGACTATCTTGACGGAACAGGGAATAATTTTCCACATTATTGA
- the LOC133789573 gene encoding uncharacterized protein LOC133789573, whose amino-acid sequence MNSYSGSSSYLSSSSSDDDYYDDIEMQVVGQITANSNFCVAQHQKNKSSRRGLIPGHIVINRDWESVDRNLFNDYFAENPRFTDLMFRRRFRMGCPLFLHILDVIQRHDNYFIQRRDGMGKLGLSGLQKVIAVFRMLAYGVPADATDEYIKIGESHLIF is encoded by the coding sequence ATGAATTCTTATTCTGGTAGTTCATCTTATTTATCATCGTCTTCTTCAGATGATGACTATTATGATGATATAGAAATGCAAGTAGTAGGTCAAATTACTGCTAACAGCAATTTTTGCGTTGCTCAACACCAAAAAAACAAAAGTTCACGTCGAGGCTTGATTCCTGGTCATATAGTTATCAACCGTGATTGGGAAAGTGTTGATCGCAATCTCTTCAATGACTATTTTGCAGAGAATCCTCGATTTACCGATTTGATGTTTCGCCGAAGATTTCGAATGGGTTGTCCTTTATTCCTTCATATTTTGGATGTTATACAAAGACATGACAATTACTTCATCCAGCGAAGGGATGGAATGGGTAAACTCGGGTTATCAGGTTTGCAAAAAGTAATAGCTGTATTTCGAATGTTGGCGTATGGTGTACCAGCAGATGCTACCGATGAATACATCAAAATAGGAGAATCACATCTTATCTTCTGA
- the LOC133790224 gene encoding uncharacterized protein LOC133790224 — protein sequence MEATKRYLEKDEKKAIDIDSLPPKIFEPLVTEGLLVDLVEPGRLLCSFTVPTRLLNGGNSLHGGATATLVDLVGSAVMFTHGATMTGVSVEISVSYLDAAYAGEEIEVEARTLRMGKTMGVVSVEFRKKKSGKIVALGRHTKYLPVSSKM from the exons ATGGAGGCCACGAAGAGGTATTTGGAGAAAGATGAGAAGAAGGCGATAGACATAGACTCACTGCCCCCaaaaatctttgagcctttggtgACCGAAGGGCTCCTAGTCGATCTTGTTGAGCCAGGCCGTCTTCTCTGCTCTTTCACAGTCCCAACTCGTCTGCTG AACGGCGGCAACTCCCTGCACGGTGGTGCGACCGCGACGCTGGTGGATTTGGTTGGCTCAGCTGTGATGTTCACCCATGGAGCTACCATGACCGGAGTTTCTGTGGAAATCAGCGTTTCCTACTTGGATGCTGCTTATGCCGGG GAGGAAATAGAGGTGGAGGCCAGGACTTTGCGCATGGGGAAAACAATGGGTGTTGTGAGTGTTGAGTTTAGAAAGAAAAAGAGTGGCAAAATTGTTGCTCTAGGCCGCCATACTAAGTACCTTCCTGTCTCCAGTAAAATGTAA
- the LOC133790220 gene encoding protein DYAD, whose amino-acid sequence MAQWGVRRHVVFKNPNEIEDKKPCLLSSTATDQEEKGVVVKTETLQLPQPGLTKRKRLNRTQLKEVKAAALHVKQRQGSSKHKSKKRDCHIDRWSAERYKQAEKNMLDILKAEGATFQNPISRPALRTAARKCIGDTGLLDHLLKHLDGRVAPGGTERFRRWFNTTGVMEYWLEDAELVNVRQQAGVQDPYWIPRSGMSMRPVGDDSVTAQELKLLRTELNKMKSDMEDLACKKKEQYDGNQIGEMLKEMVKWKAETDQNLKVILTSWKSMQGMYEDLITWKAKLEQQLVEIRSFVSSMQESQQQNPASSPQAHEQWEDWLESTKLDDGQGNELIPWFDSTTTSLLNVEQEIVMQDLYSLLPLPSKTGDCLSQGAASSREMEQLKDKMIKKDGQEFPKNQKEDHANVTPDSSITANSMSDFHNSSFLCQEMFLELFNWKAKMEEKVNEIASCVNMIRQPSNY is encoded by the exons ATGGCGCAGTGGGGTGTTCGCCGTCATGTGGTCTTCAAAAACCCAAATGAAATTGAAGACAAGAAGCCTTGTTTGCTCTCATCAACCGCTACTGATCAGGAAGAGAAAGGGGTTGTTGTCAAGACTGAAACCCTTCAATTACCACAGCCAGGACTTACCAAGAGGAAACGCCTTAACCGAACTCAACTCAAAGAGGTCAAGGCTGCAGCATTACATGTCAAGCAGAGGCAAGGTAGCTCCAAGCACAAGTCCAAAAAGCGTGATTGTCACATAGACAGGTGGTCTGCTGAGAG GTATAAGCAGGCAGAAAAAAACATGTTGGACATTTTGAAGGCTGAAGGAGCAACGTTTCAGAACCCAATATCCAGACCAGCACTGAGAACTGCAGCCCGAAAATGCATAGGTGACACGGGTCTGCTTGATCATTTACTGAAGCACCTCGATGGCAGAGTGGCCCCGGGTGGGACTGAGCGGTTTCGACGGTGGTTTAACACCACTGGTGTGATGGAGTACTGGTTGGAGGATGCTGAACTTGTTAACGTACGACAGCAGGCTGGGGTGCAGGATCCGTATTGGATTCCACGGTCGGGGATGAGCATGAGGCCAGTGGGTGATGATTCTGTTACTGCTCAAGAACTGAAACTGCTTAGGACTGAGTTGAACAAAATGAAGAG TGATATGGAAGACTTAGCGTGCAAGAAGAAAGAGCAATACGATGGCAATCAAATTGGG GAAATGCTTAAGGAAATGGTGAAATGGAAAGCTGAGACTGATCAAAACCTGAAAGTGATTTTAACTTCTTGGAAGAGCATGCAG GGCATGTATGAGGATTTAATAACTTGGAAAGCCAAACTCGAGCAGCAGCTGGTAGAGATTAGAAGTTTCGTAAGTAGTATGCAGGAATCTCAGCAACAAAATCCTGCTTCCAGCCCTCAAGCTCACGAACAGTGGGAAGATTGGTTAGAGAGTACCAAGCTCGACGATGGTCAGGGAAACGAACTTATACCTTGGTTCGATAGTACTACTACCAGCCTTCTTAATGTTGAGCAGGAGATTGTGATGCAAGATCTCTACTCATTGTTGCCTCTTCCTTCCAAGACCGGCGATTGCCTATCTCAGGGCGCTGCTTCTTCAAGAGAAATGGAACAACTGAAGGACAAAATGATCAAGAA GGATGGCCAGGAGTTTCCGAAGAATCAGAAAGAAGATCATGCTAACGTGACACCAGATTCGTCCATTACTGCTAATTCCATGTCAGATTTCCACAATTCATCGTTTCTGTGTCAG GAAATGTTTCTAGAGTTGTTTAATTGGAAGGCTAAAATGGAAGAGAAGGTGAATGAAATAGCTAGTTGTGTCAATATGATTAGGCAGCCATCAAATTATTAG
- the LOC133790217 gene encoding protein SUPPRESSOR OF GENE SILENCING 3: protein MSSRRASSSSSSNKGKAVVDSFEQLSNSVEGLSIESSQDDGKWEEVITKKSKNRAGNNAAKQWPSQNNNSNAWIKKPAIGGNSRHLSSTPQPYHKASQPQPQPAIAPPLQHGWNWQSRPANQQPADTTPVTNPSDDEDDNKDETYDDDDESEDMEDFSDDDEFDSDSSEKSHETLKKMKWFAKFFKIIDELKVNEINDPDRQWHCPACQGGPGSIDWYRGLQPLMTHAKTKGGDKMKLHRKFAEILEVELRNKGTSVVPPGETFGKWKGLQDEEKDHEIVWPPMVLVMNTKLEQDDNDKWIGMGNQELLEYFNSYHPAKARHAYGPQGHRGMSVLIFESSARGYLEAERLHKHFVGHGSDRDAWNRRNRTLFLPGGKRRLYGFLAVKEDLDVFNQHSQGKAKLKHEMRSYHETVVTEIRQMSEDNQQLGYYKDKYSREQRHAKALKESFDVVSNKLRKTIAESRIVRHRTKMQQDENKEEMILQEEFFKDQLKIIHDSRDVKEENFERLQQEEREKVKVSKSKAKTSNNAVETGAEEISKFVELQEKEMEQYVEEREKLEKAHEEKIKEMKKRHWEEEVQLEAELNEKLAHLMEKYSPKE from the exons ATGAGCTCAAGAAGGGCATCGTCGTCGTCGTCATCAAACAAGGGTAAAGCTGTAGTAGATAGTTTTGAGCAGCTGAGCAATAGTGTCGAAGGCCTTTCTATTGAGTCATCGCAGGACGACGGAAAGTGGGAGGAGGTGATTACCAAGAAATCCAAGAACAGAGCTGGAAACAATGCTGCCAAACAATGGCCTTCTCAAAATAACAATTCTAATGCTTGGATTAAGAAACCTGCTATCGGAGGAAACTCAAGGCATTTGTCGTCCACTCCCCAGCCTTACCACAAGGCCTCTCAACCTCAACCTCAACCTGCTATTGCTCCGCCGCTACAACATGGTTGGAACTGGCAATCCAGACCTGCTAATCAACAGCCTGCAGACACAACCCCTGTAACGAATCCTTCTGATGACGAGGATGACAATAAAGATGAGACATATGATGACGATGATGAATCTGAAGATATGGAGGATTTCTCGGACGATGATGAGTTTGACTCCGATTCGAGTGAAAAGAGCCATGAAACTCTTAAGAAGATGAAATGGTTTGCTAAATTTTTCAAGATCATTGATGAACTGAAAGTAAACGAGATTAATGATCCTGATAGGCAATGGCACTGCCCAGCGTGCCAAGGTGGTCCTGGCTCCATTGATTGGTACAGGGGCTTGCAGCCCTTAATGACTCATGCCAAAACAAAAGGGGGTGACAAGATGAAACTTCATAGAAAGTTCGCTGAAATTTTGGAGGTGGAGTTGCGAAATAAAGGAACTTCAGTTGTACCTCCTGGTGAAACATTTGGTAAATGGAAAGGATTACAAGATGAGGAGAAAGATCATGAGATTGTCTGGCCTCCTATGGTCCTTGTCATGAACACTAAGTTAGAACAAGATGATAATGACAAG tgGATTGGAATGGGTAATCAAGAGCTTCTTGAATACTTTAACTCCTACCATCCGGCAAAGGCTCGACATGCATATGGTCCACAAGGCCATCGTGGGATGAGTGTTCTAATATTTGAGTCATCAGCGAGGGGTTACTTGGAGGCCGAACGGCTCCATAAGCATTTTGTAGGGCATGGATCAGATAGGGATGCTTGGAATCGTCGCAATCGTACATTATTTTTACCTGGTGGGAAGCGCCGACTTTATGGCTTTCTGGCTGTTAAAGAAGATTTGGATGTATTTAACCAACATTCCCAAG GAAAGGCTAAGCTGAAGCATGAGATGAGATCATATCACGAAACGGTCGTGACCGAGATTAGACAAATGAGCGAGGACAATCAACAACTTGGCTATTACAAGGACAAATACAGCAGAGAACAAAGGCATGCTAAAGCTCTTAAAGAATCTTTTGATGTGGTTTCTAATAAGCTGCGCAAGACAATTGCGGAAAGTCGTATTGTGAGACATAGGACCAAGATGCAGCAGGACGAGAACAAAGAAGAG ATGATCTTGCAAGAAGAGTTTTTCAAGGACCAACTGAAGATTATCCATGATTCAAGAGATGTCAAAGAGGAAAATTTTGAGAGGCTGCAACAGGAAGAACGTGAAAAGGTGAAGGTGTCCAAATCCAAGGCCAAGACTTCAAATAATGCAGTTGAGACTGG AGCTGAAGAAATTTCCAAGTTTGTGGAATTACAAGAGAAAGAAATGGAGCAATATGTGGAGGAGAGGGAGAAGCTAGAAAAAGCTCACGAAGAGAAGATTAAGGAAATGAAAAAAAGACATTGGGAGGAGGAAGTACAACTTGAGGCGGAGCTGAACGAGAAATTGGCTCATCTTATGGAGAAATACTCTCCCAAAGAGTGA